In Candidatus Hydrogenedentota bacterium, the genomic window TCACGTATTTCGGGCCGAAGGAGCGGAAAAACGCCACGATCTCTTCAGGGTCCTGCTTGCCCGTGTAGTGCCGCGCTTCGTGAAGGCTGGTCATTACCACATCCAGGTGGGGTAACGCCGCTTCAATAAGGGGAAACCACGTGCCCGAACCGTCGAAGCACGTGTCCATCGAGGTCATGACGCCCGCCTCGCGCAATTCCCGGAAGACCGCTCCCATGCCCTCGCCGGTGAGACCGGGCGTCACCCCAGGGCCGCCCCAGTGAAAAGCGTTTGACCGTTTGGCCAAGGCTATGTCGATCTCGCCCGGCGTTGTGGTCCCGTTTGTCCCCAAATGGTGTAGAAATGTCCTTTCGCCTTCCGACGTGACAAGAACTATCGTTGCGGACGTATGTTCGGATTTCACACGGCGGACATGCTCCGTATTCACGCCCGCGCGGATCAGAGCGCCAATAATGTAGTCGCCGAATCCATCCGCCCCCAGTTTTCCGATCAGGGCGGACTTGCCGCCGAGCTGCGCGAATACCGCCGCCGTCACCCCCGCAAGACCGCCCAGGTGAATTTCCAGGTCGGGCAACAGCTGCAGGTGCCCGCGCTCGGGGTAGGTATCAACCGGGCGCACAATCACATCCGCACACACGCAGCCGACAGTGATCAATTCAATCTGCATACAGGCTCTGCTTCTCCCCTGCCGTCATCCTATTCAGACCTCAGCCAAACGAAAAGTCCCCACTCCCATCACAGAACGGAGCTCTTGCCCCAAGTGAATGAAATCGAGTATATCATGAGCTTTCTGACCGCACAAAACTTTACTCGAAACTCCACGAATACAGCCGCTTGATTGCAATGCCGCAATGCCCTAGTATCCGCGCCTGTGTTTCAACGGAGGGAAACGGGGTCTCACGGCTCTCGTACGACCGGCAGCCGCTCAATCCCGTGACGGTGCTGCTACAGGAGGGAAACCAATGAATCGTCGCGCCATCCTGGCACTGCTGCCGGGCATCATCTGTCTCGCCGTGGCTTCTGCGGCCAGCGCCAAGGAACTGGCGGAAATCGAAGATGAGCTATCGGCCCAATGGGACAAGGTCAGCGCGTACTCAGCCAAGATCGAGATGAAGGGCCAATCTTTACGGGGCGCCACGAACGTGGAAATATCGGGTAAGGGCACTCTGGAAGGCATGAAGAAAAACGCCAGCATGGTCTATCGGCTGGAACTGGACCAGACTCTTACCATGGGCGAAAGTGCAATGCCCAACAAGATGCTCGTCGTCCATGACGGGACCGGCATGTTCACGCAAACAAGCATGATGGGCCAGACCATGGTGTTCAAGTCGAAAGCCGACAAGCAGTCGCAGATCGTCTCCCCCGGCGGCCGGGAAGCATTCAAGCAGATGCACGAGCAGTATGACATCAAAGTCTTACCCGGCGACAACCTCAACGGCGAACCCGTCTACGTGTTCGAGCTGCGTCCCAAACAGGATGCGGAAAAGCAATCCAACGCCGCCGGCAAGCCGCAATTCGACAAGACGCTCCTGTCCCTCTCGCGGAAGACCGG contains:
- a CDS encoding carbohydrate kinase family protein — protein: MQIELITVGCVCADVIVRPVDTYPERGHLQLLPDLEIHLGGLAGVTAAVFAQLGGKSALIGKLGADGFGDYIIGALIRAGVNTEHVRRVKSEHTSATIVLVTSEGERTFLHHLGTNGTTTPGEIDIALAKRSNAFHWGGPGVTPGLTGEGMGAVFRELREAGVMTSMDTCFDGSGTWFPLIEAALPHLDVVMTSLHEARHYTGKQDPEEIVAFFRSFGPKYVMLKLGGDGMIVETAEESHHLKAHRVEPVDTTGAGDAACAGFLYGLLNGWGLYRSGKLANAVGGLTVQHMGGAEAITSLEDTIAFMESGS